The following nucleotide sequence is from Arcobacter sp. LA11.
TGAAAAAAGATTATCTCTATTTTGTTCACTTTTAATAGATTCTCTTAATACATCATTTTGTATATCTCTAGTTTCTAAAAGTTCAGTATAACTTTCAAGTCTTGATAAATGTCGTAAGGTTTTTAATTTAGATGAAGTCTCTTTATCATTATATACATATCTAAATATATCTTCTACTACTCGAATACCTTCACGCAGTCTATTTAGATTTGCATCAATAAGTCTTAGTTTATTTT
It contains:
- a CDS encoding thiamine-phosphate pyrophosphorylase encodes the protein MIEKNKLRLIDANLNRLREGIRVVEDIFRYVYNDKETSSKLKTLRHLSRLESYTELLETRDIQNDVLRESIKSEQNRDNLFSILIANFKRAQESSRVLEEFCKLISIKDSENFKYIRYELYSLEIVLTKITSNSK